Proteins from one Chaetodon auriga isolate fChaAug3 chromosome 19, fChaAug3.hap1, whole genome shotgun sequence genomic window:
- the trim23 gene encoding E3 ubiquitin-protein ligase TRIM23 gives MAAAAAGINKQSAVATMEPCIRHGRGATGNTVKVLECGVCEDVFSLQGDKVPRLLLCGHTVCHDCLTRLPLHGRAVRCPFDRQVTELGDSGVWGLKKNFALLELLERLQNGATNQSGMAEDALKGMGECIIRCDEDESHTASMYCTVCATHLCAECSQLTHSTRTLAKHRRVPLADKPHEKTLCPQHQVHAIEFVCLEEACQSGPLMCCVCKEYGKHQGHKHAVLETEANQIRASILDMAHCIRTFTDEVSEYSRKLVGIVQQIEGGEQIVEDGVGMAHTEHVPGTAESARSCVRAYFADLHETLCRQEEMALSVVDAHVRERLIWLRQQQEDMTILLSQVSTACLHCEKTLQQDDCRVVLAKQEINCLLETLQKQQHQFTELADHIQLDAGIPVTFTKDNRVHIGPKMEIRVVTLGLDGAGKTTILFKLKQDEFMQPIPTIGFNVETVEYKNLKFTIWDVGGKHKLRPLWKHYYLNTQAVVFVIDSCHRDRLMEAHSELAKLLTEKELRDALLLIFANKQDVPGAVSVEEMTELLSLHKLCCGRSWHIQGCDARSGMGLHEGLDWLSRQLVAAGVLDVA, from the exons ATggccgctgcagcagcaggaataaACAAGCAGAGTGCCGTAGCGACGATGGAGCCGTGTATCCGACACGGGAGGGGAGCGACTGGAAACACCGTTAAG GTGCTCGAGTGTGGCGTGTGTGAGGACGTCTTCTCCCTCCAAGGAGACAAGGTCCCCCGTCTCTTGCTCTGTGGACACACGGTGTGCCATGACTGTCTCACCCGGCTGCCCCTCCATGGCCGAGCGGTCCGCTGCCCCTTCGACAGACAGGTCACTGAGCTGG GGGACTCTGGAGTTTGGGGTCTGAAGAAGAACTTTGCTCTGCTCGAACTGTTGGAGCGACTCCAGAATGGAGCCACCAACCAGTCGGGGATGGCGGAGGACGCCCTGAAAGGCATGGGAGAA TGCATCATTCGGTGCGACGAGGACGAGAGCCACACGGCCTCCATGTACTGCACCGTGTGTGCCACCCACCTGTGTGCCGAGTGCTCCCAGCTCACCCACTCCACCCGCACGCTGGCCAAACACCGCCGGGTGCCGCTGGCGGACAAGCCTCACGAGAAGACCCTGTGCCCGCAGCATCAGGTCCACGCCATCGAGTTCGTCTGCCTGGAGGAGGCCTGTCAGTCCGGGCCCctcatgtgctgtgtgtgcaagGAGTACGGCAAGCACCAGGGACATAAG CATGCTGTTCTGGAGACCGAAGCGAATCAGATCCGTGCGTCCATCCTGGACATGGCCCACTGCATCCGCACCTTCACGGACGAAGTGTCCGAGTACTCGAGGAAGCTGGTGGGCATCGTGCAGCAGATCGAAGGTGGAGAGCAGATCGTCGAGGACGGGGTTGGCATGGCACACACTGAACAC GTCCCCGGCACGGCAGAGAGCGCTCGTTCCTGCGTCCGAGCTTACTTCGCAGACCTCCACGAGACTCTGTGTCGGCAGGAGGAGATGGCGCTGAGCGTGGTGGACGCCCACGTCAGGGAGAGGCTGATCtggctgaggcagcagcaggaggacatgACCATCCTGCTGTCCCAGGTCTCCACCGCCTGCCTGCACTGTGAGAAAACACTCCAACAG GATGACTGCAGAGTCGTGCTGGCAAAGCAGGAGATCAACTGTTTGCTGGAGACGCttcagaagcagcagcatcagttcaCAGAGCTGGCAGACCACATTCAGCTGGACGCCGGCATCCCCGTCACCTTCACAAAG GACAACCGGGTCCACATTGGTCCAAAGATGGAGATCCGGGTGGTGACGCTTGGGCTCGACGGAGCTGGAAAGACCACCATCCTCTTCAAGCTGAAACAGGATGAGTTCATGCAGCCCATCCCGACCATCG GTTTCAACGTGGAGACGGTGGAATATAAGAACTTAAAATTCACCATCTGGGACGTGGGCGGAAAGCATAAGCTCAGACCTCTGTGGAAACACTATTACCTGAACACTCAAG CGGTGGTGTTTGTGATCGACAGCTGCCACAGGGACCGGCTCATGGAGGCGCACAGCGAGCTCGCCAAACTGCTGACGGAGAAGGAGCTCAGAGACGCGCTGCTGCTCATCTTTGCCAACAAACAG gatgTTCCCGGCGCCGTGTCTGTGGAGGAGATGACGGAGCTGCTGAGTCTACACAAGCTGTGCTGCGGGAGGAGCTGGCACATCCAGGGCTGCGACGCCCGCAGCGGGATGGGTCTCCACGAGGGCCTGGATTGGCTTTCCAGACAGCTGGTGGCCGCTGGCGTCCTGGATGTGGCCTAA